A genomic window from Methanobrevibacter sp. TLL-48-HuF1 includes:
- a CDS encoding DUF4013 domain-containing protein translates to MILDIYKDSFEYASKNVKNLLILGVFYLFGFLVIPMFFILGYNYRIIKIATEGMINGDDELPEFENWTLMLVEGIKCFVVYLGYLIIPILVFLGILWGCGQANNLSLSIVGFIVGIVILLVFALYSFLAISHMATNDGSMKAAFDVKEITNIAKSIGWTRCFTTYIGMVILVSVIICVVVSIVLAVLMVLGVATVSAVPVMGVATVAGVVSTLIINFVITFIAMPYLQIFQSRCQGLLYNIR, encoded by the coding sequence ATGATATTAGATATTTATAAAGATTCCTTTGAATATGCTTCTAAAAATGTAAAAAATCTCTTGATTTTAGGAGTGTTTTACTTATTTGGTTTTTTAGTCATTCCTATGTTCTTCATTTTAGGTTATAATTATAGAATTATTAAAATAGCTACTGAAGGAATGATTAATGGTGATGATGAACTTCCTGAATTCGAAAACTGGACTTTGATGCTAGTTGAAGGAATTAAATGTTTTGTTGTGTATTTAGGTTATTTGATTATTCCAATCCTTGTATTTTTGGGTATTCTATGGGGCTGTGGCCAAGCTAATAATCTTTCTTTAAGTATTGTTGGGTTTATAGTAGGGATTGTTATTTTATTAGTATTTGCATTGTATTCATTTTTAGCTATTTCTCATATGGCTACAAATGACGGATCAATGAAAGCGGCATTTGATGTAAAAGAAATAACAAATATTGCTAAGTCCATTGGGTGGACAAGATGCTTTACAACATATATTGGAATGGTAATACTTGTCAGTGTAATTATTTGTGTTGTTGTTAGTATAGTTTTAGCAGTTTTAATGGTTTTAGGGGTTGCTACTGTTTCTGCAGTTCCAGTAATGGGTGTAGCTACTGTAGCTGGTGTTGTATCAACTTTAATCATTAACTTTGTAATAACATTTATTGCAATGCCTTACTTACAGATATTCCAAAGCCGTTGTCAAGGTCTACTTTATAATATTAGGTGA
- a CDS encoding CPBP family intramembrane glutamic endopeptidase, producing the protein MPSLNKAIKQTTLIELLIIILCFYLIYLVAGFYGFNVDMEWMYLVIVAYILIKSRKYAAETDVNIFSKIKFRYVFLIVIVNVFFSYGMLYLANTLNIGSLLSFSLIPSLKSIAFIGGLIGTILISPISEEIIFRGIILNRLKLVVPVNMAILVSSLCFGVLHGYGSMISAFVFGLCMCILYIKTDNILVPVFAHIMNNFFAESLFYLDRDAILFNNDLVMITITILAILSLYLILNSLKIEWKFLDKK; encoded by the coding sequence ATGCCATCATTAAATAAGGCAATTAAACAGACTACTTTGATTGAATTATTAATTATAATTTTGTGTTTTTACTTAATATATCTGGTAGCTGGGTTTTACGGTTTTAATGTAGATATGGAATGGATGTACCTAGTTATTGTTGCTTATATTCTTATTAAATCCAGAAAATATGCAGCTGAAACTGATGTAAATATTTTTTCTAAAATTAAATTTAGATATGTATTTTTAATAGTTATTGTAAATGTATTTTTTTCATATGGGATGTTGTACTTAGCTAACACCTTAAATATAGGGAGTCTTTTAAGTTTTAGCTTAATTCCAAGTCTGAAAAGCATAGCTTTTATTGGAGGCTTAATTGGAACTATTTTAATCTCTCCAATTTCTGAAGAAATAATTTTCAGAGGAATTATTTTAAACAGGCTGAAATTAGTTGTTCCAGTTAATATGGCTATTTTGGTATCTTCATTATGTTTCGGAGTTCTTCATGGATATGGAAGTATGATTTCAGCATTTGTATTTGGATTGTGTATGTGTATTTTGTATATTAAAACAGACAACATTCTTGTTCCTGTATTTGCACATATTATGAATAATTTCTTTGCAGAATCTTTATTTTATTTGGATAGAGATGCAATACTTTTTAACAATGATTTGGTAATGATTACAATTACTATTTTAGCTATTCTATCTTTATATTTAATATTGAACTCTTTAAAGATTGAATGGAAATTTTTAGATAAGAAATAA
- the trpE gene encoding anthranilate synthase component I: MFSPSLDEVKEIAKNNEYKRIPVAYEMYSDIATPIEVLRILKEISKHCYMLESVEDSQKWGRYSFLGFDPLLEFTCQNGRVQIKGDSEFEDSSKLTDEDKIIIETDDPGEVIKDLVRQNKSPKLPDLPPFTGGFVGYFAYDYIKYAEPSLNLDAENQDQFKDIDLMLFDKVVAFDNFRQKIVLIANMKTDNLDKNYKKACDDLKKIAKLIKTGKKAKIEPLTLKSDFKPVFSREKYCQMVDKAKEYIKEGDIFQVVLSNRIEADISGSLFDTYRVLRTTNPSPYMFYFSSDDIEIAGASPETLVKLNNRKLYTFPLAGTRPRGKTEKEDLALEKELLSDEKELAEHNMLVDLGRNDIGKISEMGSVSVDKYLSIERFSHVMHIGSTVSGTLRKDLDSLAAIDSILPAGTLSGAPKIRACEIINELENNKRGIYGGAIGYIDLSGNVDTCISIRIAFARNNKVFIRSGAGIVADSVPDNEFDECLNKAAAVIDALKIADGGIL, translated from the coding sequence ATGTTTTCCCCAAGTTTGGATGAAGTAAAAGAAATTGCAAAAAATAACGAATATAAACGAATTCCGGTAGCTTATGAAATGTACTCTGATATAGCTACTCCAATAGAAGTATTAAGGATTTTAAAAGAAATTAGTAAACATTGTTATATGCTGGAAAGTGTTGAAGATTCACAAAAATGGGGAAGATACAGTTTTTTAGGTTTTGATCCACTTTTAGAATTTACCTGTCAAAATGGACGGGTTCAAATTAAAGGAGACAGCGAATTTGAAGACAGCTCCAAATTAACTGATGAGGATAAGATAATTATCGAAACAGATGATCCTGGTGAAGTTATTAAAGATTTGGTTAGACAAAACAAATCTCCAAAATTACCTGATTTACCTCCGTTTACCGGTGGTTTTGTAGGATATTTTGCTTATGATTATATTAAATATGCAGAACCTTCCTTAAACCTTGATGCTGAAAATCAGGATCAGTTTAAAGATATTGATTTAATGTTATTTGATAAGGTTGTTGCATTTGATAATTTCAGACAGAAAATTGTTTTAATTGCAAATATGAAAACAGACAATTTGGATAAAAATTATAAAAAAGCCTGTGATGATTTGAAAAAAATAGCCAAATTAATTAAAACAGGCAAAAAAGCAAAAATTGAACCATTAACTTTAAAATCAGATTTCAAACCGGTGTTTTCACGTGAAAAATATTGTCAAATGGTAGATAAGGCTAAAGAGTATATTAAAGAAGGAGATATTTTTCAGGTTGTACTGTCAAACAGAATTGAAGCAGACATTTCCGGAAGCCTGTTTGATACTTACAGGGTTTTAAGAACTACAAATCCTTCACCTTACATGTTTTATTTTTCAAGTGATGATATTGAAATAGCAGGAGCTTCACCTGAAACTTTAGTTAAATTAAACAATAGAAAATTATATACATTTCCACTAGCTGGAACAAGGCCAAGAGGAAAAACCGAAAAAGAAGATTTGGCTCTTGAAAAAGAGTTGTTAAGTGATGAAAAAGAACTGGCTGAACATAATATGCTTGTAGATCTGGGACGTAACGACATTGGAAAAATATCTGAAATGGGTTCTGTCAGTGTTGATAAATACCTGTCAATTGAGAGATTTTCTCATGTAATGCATATTGGTTCAACAGTATCTGGAACTTTAAGAAAAGATTTGGATTCACTTGCAGCTATTGATTCAATACTTCCTGCAGGAACACTGTCCGGAGCTCCAAAAATAAGGGCTTGTGAAATTATTAATGAACTTGAAAATAATAAAAGGGGAATTTATGGTGGAGCTATTGGATATATTGATTTAAGCGGTAATGTAGATACCTGTATATCAATTAGAATAGCTTTTGCACGTAACAATAAAGTTTTCATAAGATCAGGTGCAGGAATTGTAGCTGACAGTGTTCCAGATAATGAATTTGATGAATGTTTAAACAAGGCGGCGGCAGTTATTGATGCTTTAAAAATAGCTGATGGGGGAATTTTATGA
- a CDS encoding aminodeoxychorismate/anthranilate synthase component II: MILLIDNYDSFSYNLYQLIGQVNDDIEVYRNDKITPDEIEDLNPEAIILSPGPGRPEDAGICVDTVKKFHDKIPILGVCLGHQAICVAFGGKISYASKLMHGKSSIAKLNKDPIFKGLNDEITVGRYHSLSLVETTLPKDLRIISKTADNGEIMAVKHEKYDIYGLQFHPESILTPDGITIIENFINKIIREDN, encoded by the coding sequence ATGATTTTATTAATAGATAACTATGATAGCTTTTCATATAACTTGTATCAATTAATCGGACAGGTAAATGATGATATTGAAGTTTATAGAAATGACAAAATCACCCCTGACGAAATTGAAGATTTAAATCCTGAAGCTATTATTTTATCTCCTGGTCCTGGAAGGCCGGAAGATGCGGGAATCTGTGTCGACACTGTTAAAAAATTCCATGATAAAATACCAATTTTAGGAGTTTGTCTTGGTCATCAGGCAATATGTGTGGCATTTGGAGGTAAAATATCTTATGCAAGTAAATTAATGCATGGAAAATCATCAATAGCTAAATTAAATAAAGACCCAATTTTTAAAGGTTTAAATGATGAAATTACTGTTGGAAGATATCATTCTTTAAGTTTGGTTGAAACTACACTGCCTAAAGATTTAAGAATAATTTCCAAAACAGCAGATAATGGAGAAATAATGGCCGTTAAACATGAAAAATACGATATTTATGGTCTTCAGTTTCATCCGGAATCAATATTGACTCCTGATGGAATTACAATAATTGAAAATTTCATAAACAAAATAATTAGGGAGGATAATTAA
- the trpD gene encoding anthranilate phosphoribosyltransferase encodes MIKEAILKVISGNDLNADEAYNTMDEIMSGEASEVQMSAYLTALSMKGETIEEITASAKAMRAHCVKLLNDEEVLEIVGTGGDGSNSFNISTTSSIVISAAGVPVAKHGNRSASSKCGAADVLEALGVNIYIEPEKSLEILKEINLCFLFAQNYHLAMKFVAGVRKELSIRTIFNVLGPLTNPAGAAMQVLGVYDESLVKPLCEVLKNLGVKSALSVHGQDGLDEISVSDKTSICELKDGELKCYEIAPEDFGMERCSKEDLVGGNPRENAEITLSILNGQKGPKRNAVVLNSAAALYVAGKADSIADGVRLASEIIDSGRAKKQLEKFIEYTNS; translated from the coding sequence ATGATTAAAGAAGCTATTTTAAAAGTCATAAGCGGAAATGATTTAAATGCTGATGAAGCTTATAATACAATGGATGAAATAATGTCTGGGGAAGCTAGTGAAGTTCAGATGAGTGCTTACCTGACAGCTTTATCAATGAAGGGTGAAACAATTGAAGAAATTACAGCTTCTGCAAAAGCTATGAGAGCACACTGTGTAAAACTGTTAAATGATGAAGAAGTCCTGGAAATAGTTGGAACCGGTGGAGACGGGTCTAACAGTTTCAATATATCAACAACATCTTCAATTGTAATTTCTGCAGCGGGAGTTCCGGTAGCTAAACATGGAAACAGATCAGCGTCAAGTAAGTGTGGTGCAGCTGATGTTTTAGAAGCTTTAGGTGTTAATATTTATATTGAGCCAGAAAAAAGTCTGGAAATATTAAAAGAGATTAATTTATGCTTCTTATTTGCTCAAAATTATCATTTAGCTATGAAATTTGTAGCTGGAGTCAGAAAAGAATTATCTATAAGAACAATATTCAATGTTTTAGGACCTCTGACAAATCCTGCAGGCGCTGCAATGCAGGTTTTGGGAGTTTATGACGAATCACTTGTAAAACCTCTTTGTGAAGTCCTTAAAAATCTGGGAGTTAAATCTGCATTGTCAGTACACGGTCAGGACGGACTGGATGAAATTTCAGTTAGTGATAAAACATCCATCTGCGAACTTAAAGATGGAGAGTTAAAATGTTATGAAATAGCTCCTGAAGACTTTGGAATGGAGAGATGTTCTAAAGAAGATCTTGTAGGTGGAAACCCTAGGGAAAATGCAGAAATTACATTGTCTATTTTAAATGGCCAAAAAGGACCAAAAAGAAATGCAGTTGTTTTAAACTCTGCTGCTGCTTTGTATGTAGCTGGAAAAGCAGACTCTATAGCTGATGGTGTTAGATTAGCCAGTGAAATTATTGATTCTGGTAGAGCTAAAAAACAGCTTGAGAAATTTATTGAATACACAAACAGTTGA
- the trpC gene encoding indole-3-glycerol phosphate synthase TrpC produces MLDKIVEKTKERVSEAKKVNSLDKLKYKIFDLDVYFNYPFKKALGSDDISIIAEVKKASPSKGLIAEDFDYVNIAKEYEAAGASAISVLTEPYFFQGSDDYLNEIVKNVKIPVLRKDFVVDEYMIYEAKLLGASAVLLIVSILSDEQLEQYLTITRVLGMSAIVEAHDENEIKRAIDAGADIIGVNNRNLKDFSVDIENSIRLHRCVEEDILFISESGIKTKEDVARLKENNVDAVLIGETLMKSPDKKAMIQEFKNG; encoded by the coding sequence ATGTTAGATAAAATAGTTGAAAAAACAAAAGAAAGGGTGTCTGAAGCTAAAAAGGTTAATTCATTAGATAAACTCAAATATAAAATATTCGATCTTGATGTTTATTTCAATTATCCTTTTAAAAAAGCCCTAGGCAGTGATGATATCAGCATTATTGCTGAAGTTAAAAAAGCATCTCCATCTAAAGGTTTAATAGCTGAAGATTTTGATTATGTAAATATTGCAAAAGAATATGAAGCTGCAGGAGCATCAGCTATTTCAGTTTTAACAGAACCTTACTTTTTTCAGGGTTCTGATGATTATTTAAATGAAATAGTTAAAAATGTTAAAATTCCAGTACTTAGGAAGGATTTTGTTGTTGACGAGTACATGATTTATGAAGCCAAGTTACTTGGAGCATCTGCAGTATTGCTTATTGTATCTATTTTATCTGATGAGCAATTGGAACAGTATCTGACTATAACTCGTGTTTTGGGAATGTCTGCTATTGTTGAAGCTCATGATGAAAATGAAATTAAAAGGGCGATTGATGCAGGTGCAGATATTATTGGTGTAAATAATAGAAATTTAAAAGATTTTAGTGTAGATATTGAAAACAGTATTCGCCTACATAGATGTGTAGAGGAAGATATCCTATTTATTTCTGAAAGTGGTATTAAAACAAAAGAAGATGTTGCCAGATTAAAAGAAAATAATGTTGATGCAGTTTTGATAGGCGAAACTTTAATGAAATCACCAGATAAGAAGGCAATGATTCAGGAGTTTAAGAATGGTTAA
- the trpB gene encoding tryptophan synthase subunit beta yields the protein MNNGRYGEYGGQYISETLMNELIYLEEQYYHYMNDSEFVEELNTLLKEYAGRPSLLYYAKRMTEDLGGAKIYLKREDLNHTGAHKINNVLGQVLLAKKMGKTRVIAETGAGQHGVATATAAALLDMECEVYMGELDTKRQALNVYRMELLGAKVHPVKSGTKTLKDAVNDAFRDWIGRVHDTNYVIGSTMGPHPFPMMVRDFQAVISAEARKQFLEKEGKLPDAVLACVGGGSNAMGAFYNFIDDKDVKLIGCEAGGKGVDTPYNAAALTNGQIGIFHGMKSIFNQGEYGQISEVYSVSAGLDYPGVGPEHAHLRDIGRAEYVPVTDEEAVNAFEYLSKMEGIIPAIESAHAVAHAMKIAPKMDKDEIIMICLSGRGDKDVASIARYRGVELYE from the coding sequence ATGAATAATGGAAGATATGGGGAATACGGCGGACAGTATATCTCCGAAACTTTAATGAATGAATTAATTTACTTGGAAGAACAGTATTATCATTATATGAATGATTCGGAATTTGTAGAAGAATTAAATACACTTTTAAAAGAATATGCTGGCAGACCTTCTTTGTTATACTATGCAAAAAGAATGACTGAAGATTTGGGAGGAGCTAAAATTTATTTAAAGCGTGAAGATTTAAATCACACAGGAGCTCATAAAATCAACAATGTCCTTGGTCAGGTTTTACTGGCTAAAAAAATGGGAAAAACAAGAGTAATAGCTGAAACTGGAGCAGGTCAGCATGGAGTAGCTACAGCAACAGCAGCAGCACTTCTGGATATGGAATGTGAAGTGTACATGGGTGAATTAGACACCAAACGTCAGGCTTTAAATGTTTATAGGATGGAACTGCTTGGAGCAAAAGTTCATCCGGTAAAATCAGGAACAAAAACCTTAAAAGATGCAGTTAACGATGCTTTTAGAGACTGGATTGGAAGAGTTCATGATACAAATTATGTAATAGGTTCAACAATGGGTCCTCATCCATTTCCAATGATGGTTAGAGACTTCCAGGCAGTAATAAGTGCTGAAGCCCGTAAACAGTTCTTGGAAAAAGAAGGAAAACTTCCTGATGCAGTTTTAGCGTGTGTTGGTGGTGGAAGTAATGCTATGGGTGCATTTTACAACTTCATAGATGATAAGGATGTTAAATTAATCGGATGTGAAGCAGGAGGAAAAGGAGTGGATACTCCATATAATGCAGCAGCTTTGACTAACGGACAAATCGGAATATTTCATGGGATGAAATCTATATTTAATCAGGGAGAATATGGGCAGATATCTGAAGTTTATTCTGTTTCAGCAGGTCTTGATTATCCTGGAGTAGGTCCTGAACATGCACATTTAAGAGATATTGGAAGAGCAGAATATGTGCCGGTTACAGATGAAGAAGCAGTGAATGCTTTTGAATATTTGTCAAAAATGGAAGGAATCATTCCGGCTATTGAAAGTGCTCATGCAGTAGCACACGCAATGAAAATAGCTCCAAAAATGGATAAAGATGAAATTATTATGATATGTCTTTCAGGAAGGGGAGACAAGGATGTTGCATCAATTGCAAGATATAGGGGAGTTGAGTTATATGAGTAA
- the trpA gene encoding tryptophan synthase subunit alpha, which produces MSKIANAFNDGKAFIGFLTAGDPTVEKTIEYILAMEEAGCDLIEIGIPFSDPMAEGVVIQDANIRALSHNTTTDDVFEIVRKVRQKTDIPLVFLTYINPVFFYGYEKFFKKCGELGIDGIISPDLPYEEKGEIKDIALANGVDVISLIAPTSKERIQKIAGDATGFIYVVSSLGVTGMRSEIKTDLESILADIRAVSNLPLAVGFGINTPQQASNIGKIADGVIVGSAIVKIIEEYGENATEPLKEYVSAMKKACNE; this is translated from the coding sequence ATGAGTAAAATAGCAAATGCATTTAATGACGGTAAGGCATTTATAGGATTTTTAACTGCAGGTGATCCGACAGTCGAAAAAACCATAGAATACATTTTAGCTATGGAGGAAGCAGGCTGTGATTTAATAGAAATTGGAATTCCATTTTCAGATCCGATGGCTGAAGGAGTCGTAATTCAGGATGCAAATATAAGGGCATTAAGTCATAATACAACAACTGATGATGTATTTGAAATAGTCCGGAAAGTTCGCCAAAAAACAGATATTCCATTAGTATTTCTAACTTATATCAATCCGGTTTTCTTCTATGGTTATGAAAAATTCTTTAAAAAATGCGGTGAACTTGGAATTGATGGAATTATCTCACCTGACCTGCCTTATGAGGAAAAAGGTGAAATTAAAGACATTGCATTAGCTAATGGGGTAGATGTTATTTCTTTAATAGCTCCAACTTCAAAAGAAAGAATTCAAAAAATAGCCGGTGATGCAACAGGTTTTATTTATGTTGTTTCTTCTTTAGGTGTTACTGGGATGCGCAGTGAAATAAAAACAGACTTAGAATCTATTTTAGCTGATATTCGTGCAGTCAGTAACTTGCCCTTAGCTGTTGGTTTTGGTATTAACACACCTCAACAGGCTTCCAATATTGGAAAAATAGCTGACGGGGTCATTGTAGGAAGTGCTATTGTAAAAATTATTGAAGAGTATGGTGAAAATGCAACAGAACCTCTAAAAGAATATGTCTCAGCTATGAAAAAAGCCTGCAATGAATAA